One Nitrospira sp. DNA window includes the following coding sequences:
- a CDS encoding TldD protein, part of TldE/TldD proteolytic complex → MTKDDSGVPERFGMTDREIEQALGRVKVPAVDYADLYFEYCQSESVSMEEGIVKRATKSIGQGVGVRATVGEKTGFAYSDELTPKDLNIAADTARYIADSGRGTEPVPVTQRPAVARDLYPHDRTDIEVATRDRVTLLNAIDVEARRYDPRIKNVMASYNTEYKVMLVATSDGLMVGDIQPLSRLQVTCIAEENGNRQIGTFGGGGRIGLEYFQQDRRYLQFAREAARGAILNLSAVDAPAGVMPVVLGGGWPGILLHEAIGHGLEADFNRKKTSAFSNLVGKQVASEVCTIVDDGTLPFRRGSLNVDDEGTPTSRTVLIERGILRGYITDKLNARLMGIPVTGNGRRESYQSVVLPRMTNTFMLAGESDPQDIIKSVKKGLYAVSFGGGQVDITNGKFVFSASEAYLIEDGQITKPVKGATLIGSGPEILKQVSMVGHDLKLDEGIGTCGKEGQSVPVGVGLPTIRIDEITVGGTKA, encoded by the coding sequence ATGACGAAGGATGATTCCGGGGTGCCGGAACGTTTCGGGATGACCGATCGAGAAATCGAGCAGGCGCTGGGACGGGTCAAGGTACCGGCGGTTGATTATGCCGACTTGTATTTCGAATACTGCCAGTCGGAGTCGGTCTCCATGGAAGAGGGGATCGTCAAGCGCGCGACGAAAAGTATCGGGCAAGGCGTCGGCGTACGGGCGACCGTGGGCGAGAAGACGGGATTTGCCTATTCCGATGAACTGACACCGAAAGACCTGAACATCGCCGCGGATACGGCGCGGTACATCGCCGATTCCGGCCGTGGGACGGAACCGGTTCCCGTGACGCAGCGGCCGGCTGTGGCGCGCGACCTCTATCCCCACGACCGAACCGACATCGAAGTGGCCACCCGCGATCGAGTCACCCTGCTCAATGCAATCGACGTCGAAGCCAGACGGTACGATCCCCGGATCAAGAACGTGATGGCATCCTACAATACCGAATATAAGGTCATGCTGGTCGCGACTTCGGACGGCCTCATGGTCGGAGATATCCAGCCCCTGTCACGGTTGCAGGTGACCTGTATCGCCGAAGAAAACGGCAATCGACAGATCGGGACGTTCGGCGGAGGCGGCCGGATCGGGTTGGAATATTTTCAGCAAGACCGGCGTTACCTGCAGTTCGCCAGGGAGGCGGCGCGGGGGGCGATCCTGAATCTCAGTGCCGTCGATGCGCCGGCCGGCGTGATGCCGGTCGTGTTGGGCGGCGGCTGGCCCGGTATCCTGCTGCATGAGGCGATCGGTCATGGGCTGGAGGCCGACTTCAACCGCAAGAAGACCTCGGCCTTCTCCAACCTCGTAGGGAAGCAGGTGGCCTCGGAGGTCTGCACGATCGTGGACGACGGGACGTTGCCCTTTCGGCGCGGGTCGCTGAATGTGGACGACGAGGGCACGCCCACCAGCCGCACGGTCTTAATCGAGCGCGGCATCCTACGGGGCTACATCACCGATAAACTGAATGCCCGCCTGATGGGGATCCCGGTGACCGGCAACGGACGGCGCGAGAGTTATCAAAGCGTGGTGTTGCCGCGGATGACCAATACGTTCATGCTGGCGGGCGAGTCCGATCCGCAGGACATCATCAAGTCCGTCAAGAAGGGACTGTACGCCGTGTCGTTCGGCGGCGGACAGGTCGATATCACCAACGGCAAGTTTGTCTTTTCAGCCAGCGAGGCCTACCTGATCGAAGACGGACAGATTACCAAGCCGGTCAAGGGCGCGACGTTGATCGGCAGCGGCCCTGAAATCCTGAAGCAGGTTTCTATGGTAGGGCACGATTTGAAACTGGATGAAGGGATCGGGACCTGTGGAAAGGAAGGGCAGTCTGTGCCGGTCGGAGTCGGATTGCCGACCATTCGCATCGATGAAATCACCGTCGGAGGAACGAAGGCATAA
- a CDS encoding Undecaprenyl diphosphate synthase encodes MNDSRSRDIEPAPDSDLLSKLEPDLLPKHLAVIMDGNGRWAELRGLPRIAGHQEGIKSVRELISLSLELGIKILTIYAFSQENWNRPAQEITALMGLLEHYLSTERSSLVEQGVRFQTIGRVSSLPPSALQWVRTTEQETAHLNRLILNVALSYGGRAELVDAAKELARAVQDGRLSVDQLDEQALQQALYTHGLPDPDLLIRTSGETRISNFLLWQLAYTELYFTPTLWPDFRRRETLVALLEYQRRERRFGRVFSSVSS; translated from the coding sequence ATGAACGATTCTCGGTCCCGCGATATCGAGCCTGCCCCTGACTCCGATCTGCTCTCAAAACTCGAACCGGACCTGCTACCGAAACATCTGGCGGTGATCATGGACGGCAACGGCCGATGGGCGGAGTTACGAGGCCTGCCGCGTATTGCCGGGCACCAGGAGGGCATCAAGTCCGTTCGGGAATTGATCTCACTCTCGCTCGAACTCGGCATCAAGATCCTGACGATCTATGCCTTTTCTCAAGAAAACTGGAACCGGCCCGCCCAAGAAATCACGGCCCTGATGGGTCTGCTGGAACATTATCTCTCGACGGAACGTTCGAGCCTGGTGGAACAGGGGGTCCGATTTCAAACCATCGGGAGGGTGTCATCCCTCCCTCCCTCGGCGCTCCAGTGGGTCCGCACCACGGAACAGGAGACCGCTCACCTGAATCGCTTGATCCTCAATGTCGCCCTCAGCTACGGCGGCCGAGCGGAACTGGTCGATGCGGCCAAAGAGCTGGCAAGGGCGGTCCAGGACGGCCGGCTGTCGGTGGATCAACTCGATGAGCAGGCCTTGCAACAGGCTCTCTATACCCATGGTCTCCCGGATCCGGACCTCCTGATCCGCACCAGCGGCGAGACCCGCATCAGTAATTTCCTCTTGTGGCAGCTGGCCTATACGGAGCTGTATTTCACCCCGACCCTCTGGCCGGACTTTCGCCGCCGCGAAACGTTGGTCGCATTGCTCGAATACCAGCGGCGCGAGCGCCGTTTCGGCCGCGTGTTCAGCAGCGTCTCCTCCTAA
- a CDS encoding Dienelactone hydrolase family protein — protein MAEQLNEMMVQYPSEGVTMKAFLVGPKTQEKRPVIVVVQEWWGLTDLIKNVAQRYAREGYVVIAPDLYSRLGHKVTNDPSQAAQLMNSLKQSDGLKDLNATVAYLKTVPGADAGKIGVTGFCMGGSYALMLPCVNKDIKASVPFYGWVPNPDTPIQNLSCPVLYFYGEDDGFVPKADVERLAAALKKYKKPGEIKTYPGAGHAFFRDGDASVYKPAAAKDAWQRALAFFQQHLR, from the coding sequence ATGGCCGAACAACTCAACGAAATGATGGTTCAATATCCAAGCGAGGGAGTGACGATGAAGGCCTTCCTGGTCGGCCCGAAAACGCAGGAGAAGCGGCCTGTCATCGTCGTCGTGCAAGAATGGTGGGGATTGACCGACCTCATCAAGAATGTCGCGCAGCGATACGCACGGGAGGGCTATGTGGTCATCGCTCCGGACCTGTATTCGCGGCTCGGACATAAAGTGACGAACGACCCCTCGCAAGCTGCCCAGCTCATGAACAGTCTGAAGCAGAGCGACGGATTGAAAGATTTGAACGCCACGGTCGCCTATTTGAAAACTGTGCCGGGGGCGGATGCGGGAAAAATCGGAGTCACCGGATTCTGCATGGGCGGCTCCTATGCCCTCATGCTGCCCTGCGTCAACAAGGACATCAAGGCCTCGGTGCCGTTCTACGGGTGGGTGCCGAACCCCGATACCCCGATTCAGAATCTCTCCTGTCCCGTGCTGTATTTTTATGGAGAAGACGACGGCTTCGTGCCCAAAGCGGATGTGGAGCGTTTGGCGGCGGCCTTGAAGAAATACAAGAAACCCGGAGAAATCAAAACGTATCCGGGGGCCGGGCACGCGTTCTTTCGGGACGGTGATGCAAGCGTCTACAAGCCAGCCGCAGCGAAAGACGCCTGGCAGCGGGCGCTGGCATTTTTTCAGCAACACCTGCGGTGA
- a CDS encoding TldE protein, part of TldE/TldD proteolytic complex: MTRLIGEQDYTTVAQDLLTRAAKQGATAADVMVADGETLSVQVRMGAVDRLTKAREKRLGLRVFFGQRSASASTSDFSRDSLERFVAETCALAQAVVEDPVSGLPEPGQYAADFPDLNIHDPTKLQTDQQIDLALRAERAAFAADPRITNSEGAECDSSSGRIILANSHGFLGHYANSSFSLSVSPIASDAGGMQRDYWYGVDRAFAKLESPEAIGREATRRTVRKLGARKVPTCCAPVIFEAEVAGGLLGHLCGALSGYALYKGASFLIGQLGKQIAPDFVTIYDDGRMPGGLGTRPFDGEGLPTRKQAVVERGRLMSYLLDTYSGKKLGLPSTGNASRSIGESPSAGPTNFYMVPGTTRPEDILASVKQGLYVTDLIGFGINMVTGDYSRGASGFWIENGELAYPVEEITIAGNLTQMYANIEMIGTDLVFRGRIASPTVKLAEMTIAGN; this comes from the coding sequence ATGACACGTCTGATCGGTGAACAGGACTATACAACCGTCGCGCAGGACCTTCTGACGCGAGCGGCGAAACAGGGGGCGACCGCGGCGGATGTGATGGTGGCGGACGGCGAGACCCTCTCGGTTCAGGTTCGAATGGGGGCTGTCGATCGATTGACCAAGGCGCGTGAAAAGCGTTTGGGGCTCCGGGTCTTTTTCGGGCAGCGGTCCGCCAGCGCCTCGACCTCGGATTTTTCCCGCGATTCCTTGGAACGGTTCGTCGCAGAGACCTGCGCGCTGGCCCAAGCCGTCGTCGAAGACCCTGTGTCCGGCCTGCCCGAACCGGGACAATATGCCGCCGACTTTCCCGACCTGAACATTCATGATCCCACGAAGCTCCAGACCGACCAGCAGATCGATCTCGCTCTCCGTGCCGAGCGCGCCGCCTTTGCCGCCGATCCACGTATCACGAATTCGGAAGGGGCCGAATGTGATTCGTCGTCCGGCCGGATCATCCTGGCGAACAGCCACGGATTTCTCGGTCACTATGCCAACAGCAGTTTTTCCCTGTCCGTGTCGCCGATCGCGTCGGATGCCGGCGGCATGCAGCGCGACTATTGGTACGGAGTCGATCGGGCCTTTGCGAAGCTGGAGAGTCCGGAAGCGATCGGGAGGGAAGCGACCAGGCGAACGGTGCGGAAACTCGGGGCCCGCAAGGTTCCCACCTGTTGCGCGCCGGTGATCTTTGAAGCCGAGGTGGCCGGTGGGCTGCTCGGCCATCTTTGCGGCGCCTTGTCCGGTTATGCGCTCTACAAGGGGGCGTCGTTTCTCATCGGGCAATTGGGAAAACAGATCGCGCCGGACTTTGTGACCATTTACGACGACGGCCGGATGCCCGGCGGACTGGGTACGCGTCCGTTCGACGGCGAGGGGCTGCCGACGAGGAAGCAGGCGGTGGTCGAACGAGGTCGCTTGATGAGTTATCTGTTGGATACCTATTCAGGGAAGAAACTGGGTTTGCCCTCGACCGGGAACGCGTCCCGCAGCATCGGCGAAAGCCCGTCGGCCGGGCCGACGAATTTTTATATGGTACCCGGCACCACAAGGCCGGAAGACATCCTGGCGTCGGTGAAGCAGGGCCTGTATGTGACGGATCTCATCGGGTTCGGGATCAACATGGTGACCGGCGACTACTCTCGCGGGGCGAGCGGGTTCTGGATCGAAAACGGGGAGTTGGCCTATCCGGTGGAAGAGATTACCATCGCCGGCAACCTCACGCAGATGTATGCGAACATCGAGATGATCGGCACGGACCTCGTGTTTCGCGGGCGGATTGCCAGCCCGACCGTGAAGCTGGCCGAGATGACCATCGCGGGCAACTGA
- a CDS encoding diguanylate cyclase/phosphodiesterase (GGDEF & EAL domains) with PAS/PAC sensor(s): MALDAAFGKSMLQLITSRYDDRHWRKKIEKTLSLPHSGVENERQQQIFMYLKLGLKAYKSRRADPDSWILGGYATKEVIDRAKFQPHLVGEGISADDVAFLGVDPGPEIDEAWWEEMLVAWFGEPEAEKPAEEESKPADSDSPSVIESKA; the protein is encoded by the coding sequence ATGGCACTTGATGCGGCATTCGGAAAATCGATGCTCCAGCTGATCACGTCGCGGTACGATGACCGGCATTGGAGAAAAAAAATCGAAAAGACGCTCAGCCTTCCGCATAGCGGGGTGGAGAACGAGCGCCAGCAGCAGATCTTCATGTACCTGAAACTCGGACTCAAGGCCTACAAGTCCAGACGGGCGGATCCGGACTCCTGGATCTTGGGCGGCTATGCCACGAAGGAAGTGATCGATCGGGCGAAATTCCAACCGCACCTGGTCGGAGAAGGCATTTCGGCCGACGATGTGGCGTTTCTCGGGGTCGATCCCGGTCCGGAGATCGATGAAGCCTGGTGGGAAGAAATGTTGGTGGCCTGGTTCGGAGAGCCTGAAGCAGAGAAGCCTGCCGAGGAAGAAAGCAAGCCTGCAGATTCAGACTCGCCTTCAGTCATCGAATCTAAAGCATGA
- a CDS encoding 1-deoxy-D-xylulose 5-phosphate reductoisomerase — MKHIVILGSTGSIGTNTLDIVERFPQEFRVIGLTAGSNDDKLEEQIRRFRPAVAALANEAAAARLRQRCADLPVRILAGHDGVAEVAQAPEAELVVSAIVGGAGLVPTLAAIRTGKHIALANKEPMVMAGALMQAEAKKHLVRIFPVDSEHSAIFQSLEGHRREDVKRVVLTASGGPLWEFTREQLQDVTPERALQHPNWKMGSKITIDSATLMNKGLEVIEARWLFDIPDAQIEVLVHRESIIHSLVEYRDRSVIAQLGLPDMRTPISYAMRYPVRMPLDLPSLDLTAIGTLTFFKPDHDRFPCLHLGYEALRIGGTMPAAMNAANEVAVEAFLQNGIRFLDIPDIIRSTMEAHAPRQIDGLDDALQADRWAREKAEALVHALTR; from the coding sequence ATGAAGCACATCGTCATCCTCGGTTCGACCGGCTCGATCGGAACCAACACCCTCGACATCGTGGAACGATTCCCACAGGAGTTTCGCGTCATCGGCCTGACCGCCGGCTCGAACGACGACAAACTCGAGGAGCAGATCCGCCGGTTTCGCCCGGCGGTCGCGGCGCTGGCGAACGAGGCTGCCGCCGCAAGACTGCGCCAGCGCTGCGCCGATCTCCCGGTCCGGATTCTCGCGGGACACGACGGCGTCGCGGAAGTCGCCCAGGCGCCGGAAGCCGAATTGGTCGTGTCGGCCATCGTCGGCGGCGCTGGATTGGTCCCGACACTGGCCGCGATTCGCACCGGCAAACATATCGCCCTCGCCAACAAGGAGCCGATGGTCATGGCCGGGGCCTTGATGCAGGCGGAAGCCAAGAAACATCTGGTCCGCATTTTCCCCGTCGACAGTGAACACAGCGCCATCTTCCAATCACTCGAAGGGCATCGGCGCGAAGACGTCAAACGTGTGGTCCTGACCGCCTCCGGAGGGCCGCTCTGGGAGTTCACCCGCGAACAATTGCAGGACGTCACGCCGGAACGCGCGTTGCAACATCCCAACTGGAAAATGGGGTCGAAGATTACGATCGACTCGGCCACGTTGATGAACAAAGGGCTGGAAGTGATCGAGGCGCGATGGCTCTTCGACATTCCCGATGCCCAGATCGAAGTGCTGGTCCATCGTGAGAGCATCATCCATTCCCTGGTCGAGTACCGGGACCGGTCGGTGATCGCCCAGTTAGGGCTCCCCGACATGCGCACCCCGATTTCCTACGCCATGCGTTATCCCGTGCGGATGCCGTTGGACTTGCCGTCGCTGGACCTTACCGCCATCGGCACCTTGACGTTCTTCAAACCGGATCACGATCGCTTCCCCTGTCTGCATCTGGGGTACGAGGCGTTGCGGATCGGCGGGACCATGCCGGCGGCGATGAATGCCGCCAACGAAGTGGCGGTGGAGGCCTTTCTCCAGAATGGAATTCGTTTTCTCGATATTCCGGACATCATTCGGAGTACAATGGAAGCACATGCGCCTCGCCAGATCGACGGCTTGGATGATGCGTTGCAAGCCGATCGTTGGGCCCGGGAAAAAGCCGAAGCCCTCGTGCATGCCTTGACGCGGTAA
- a CDS encoding Phosphatidate cytidylyltransferase — protein sequence MQNPLEAARPRSSAEAVRRVLAAVIFLPIFYVLVHDLGPTAFFGLVVIAGMVAVGEFYRLHLGQEPWPWWNWLGVAATGLLLSSAQWPALVNDRAVLLGTVILALCLPLLSGKPLRDALTDGMVLVMGVLYIGLTLGCLLLTRGLPDGALLIFFVVLVTWAGDTGAYVAGKAMGRRALAPVISPKKTYEGLAGGLILACLMAFAARAWFLPAFSLLDCLVLGVGLTLAGLLGDLVESAVKRSAGFKDSGALIPGHGGMLDRLDSLLFTGPAFYYYVAIVNHV from the coding sequence ATGCAGAACCCCCTGGAAGCCGCTCGACCACGCTCATCAGCAGAAGCCGTCCGTCGCGTCCTCGCGGCAGTGATTTTCCTTCCGATCTTTTATGTCCTCGTGCACGACCTCGGACCGACGGCCTTCTTCGGCCTCGTCGTGATCGCCGGCATGGTGGCCGTGGGAGAATTTTATCGACTCCATCTGGGGCAGGAACCGTGGCCCTGGTGGAATTGGTTGGGTGTCGCGGCCACCGGCCTTTTGCTGAGCAGCGCGCAGTGGCCCGCACTCGTGAACGATCGCGCCGTGCTGTTGGGCACCGTCATCCTCGCACTGTGCCTGCCCCTGCTGTCGGGGAAACCGCTGCGGGACGCGCTCACGGACGGCATGGTCCTGGTGATGGGAGTCCTGTACATCGGATTGACTCTCGGCTGTCTTCTGCTCACCAGAGGATTGCCCGACGGGGCCCTGTTGATTTTTTTCGTGGTACTCGTGACCTGGGCCGGTGATACGGGAGCCTACGTGGCCGGAAAGGCCATGGGACGGCGGGCGCTCGCACCGGTCATCAGCCCCAAGAAAACATACGAAGGTCTGGCGGGTGGCCTGATCCTCGCATGCTTGATGGCCTTCGCCGCACGTGCCTGGTTCTTGCCCGCCTTCTCGCTGCTGGACTGTCTGGTGTTGGGCGTGGGACTCACGCTGGCCGGTCTCCTCGGCGATCTGGTGGAATCGGCCGTGAAACGCAGTGCGGGCTTCAAGGATTCCGGCGCGCTGATTCCAGGACACGGAGGCATGCTCGATCGTCTGGATAGTCTCTTGTTCACGGGCCCGGCCTTCTACTACTATGTCGCGATCGTCAATCACGTGTGA